The Sebastes fasciatus isolate fSebFas1 chromosome 13, fSebFas1.pri, whole genome shotgun sequence genome includes a region encoding these proteins:
- the LOC141781193 gene encoding sterile alpha motif domain-containing protein 9-like isoform X2 has product MADEVEQSPKSWTESQVSTWLRSIGVNEQYIEKLYEAEVDGKSLLVLNEKVLKSEFCMKSGPAFFIIQKRDELIKSKQKSQDKKKTTSGKTLEQKSVQCLPPTSEGSSAQTPERDQDVLKDRQTAQEQCVLTSKEDCRPRPFDQEGIDFIYVKHSVLQPESGAFNLISPCHEFKSLSVAAALDRTRLQAKFANEVLKFATGCMNIRTNGTIHFGVMDSKEDVGNVHGEIIGIPVKEKDIYVDALDKTEKSFSSNTEHVRQCVRPPRFIEVIDRESTEKRYVVEVDIVPSIGVVKGKVYAVRLPNFKESTNKVELEIEAILRRVGAKTEPVSEKDLGDFYQRVKDRDAQREEAEKSQFPSAPDFCQDLGRKLTKLMTSGKKFIETEKWFILVTNKFNPDDLRNIDWLLNMNIFSVFDFDPDSKISGLCSKYLQHHAANMHSLKSFRISGDMSIEEFTSRLHLFDQTSWIFCNGRTDYKGSET; this is encoded by the exons ATGG CTGACGAAGTTGAGCAGTCACCAAAGAGTTGGACTGAATCTCAAGTAAGCACCTGGCTAAGATCCATTGGAGTGAATGAGCAGTACATAGAGAAGCTCTATGAAGCAGAAGTAGATGGAAAATCCCTTCTTGTATTGAATGAGAAAGTTTTGAAGTCAGAGTTTTGCATGAAATCAGGGCctgctttttttattattcaaaagAGAGATGAGCTCATCAAATCCAAACAAAAGTCTCAAGATAAGAAAAAGACCACCAGTGGCAAAACACTGGAACAGAAATCAGTTCAATGTCTTCCCCCAACAAGTGAAGGTTCTTCAGCACAGACTCCTGAGAGAGATCAAGATGTCTTGAAGGATAGACAAACTGCTCAAGAACAATGTGTGTTGACATCAAAGGAAGACTGTAGACCACGACCATTTGATCAAGAGGGGATTGATTTCATATATGTAAAGCACAGTGTCCTGCAGCCTGAATCAGGTGCTTTTAATCTGATATCTCCATGCCATGAATTTAAGTCTCTTTCTGTAGCTGCTGCATTGGATCGTACAAGACTCCAAGCTAAGTTTGCCAATGAGGTCCTTAAATTTGCAACTGGCTGTATGAATATCAGAACAAATGGTACAATACACTTTGGTGTGATGGACAGCAAGGAGGATGTAGGAAACGTACATGGTGAGATAATTGGCATCCCTGTAAAAGAGAAAGACATTTATGTAGATGCTTTGGACAAAACTGAAAAGAGTTTCTCCTCTAACACGGAGCATGTGCGCCAGTGTGTGCGGCCACCAAGGTTCATTGAGGTTATCGATCGAGAAAGTACAGAAAAGAGGTATGTGGTAGAGGTTGATATTGTGCCTTCAATAGGTGTCGTTAAGGGCAAGGTGTATGCAGTTCGTCTGCCGAACTTCAAAGAGTCAACCAACAAAGTAGAATTAGAGATAGAAGCGATTCTGCGGAGGGTGGGTGCGAAAACGGAGCCAGTGAGCGAAAAAGACCTAGGTGATTTTTACCAGCGAGTCAAAGATCGGGATGCTCAAAGagaagaagcagagaaaagCCAGTTCCCCAGTGCTCCAGACTTCTGCCAAGACCTCGGAAGGAAACTCACAAAGCTAATGACGAGTGGGAAGAAATTCATTGAAACGGAGAAATGGTTCATACTCGTCACAAACAAATTCAACCCCGATGACCTCCGCAACATTGACTGGTTGCTTAACATGAACATATTCTCTGTGTTTGACTTTGATCCAGACTCAAAGATTTCAGGTCTTTGCAGTAAATACCTTCAGCATCACGCTGCAAACATGCATTCTCTGAAGAGCTTCAGGATATCTGGTGACATGAGCATCGAAGAATTCACAAGCCGCTTGCATCTGTTTGATCAAACTAGCTGGATCTTTTGTAATGGCCGCACTGACTACAAAGGAAGTGAAACGTGA